One stretch of Marinobacterium iners DNA includes these proteins:
- a CDS encoding marine proteobacterial sortase target protein, translating to MHTFSNKGIRPLILACLMMGCAQNAVADAVTHGTLVSRDEQGQKQDMPLVSTRVAMEITGSVLRAQVTQVFHNPTDNWAEALYLFPLPGEAAVDHLKMQIGDRIIEGDIQEKEQARATYEQAKSQGQNAALTEQDRPNLFHTSVANIPPGGEVTISIEYQQTLVWKDGRFRASFPLAITPRYNPVQPAEVRRVVEGQATLSSGWQILPGERKTVMATSGDDDNAVSPTPGPVEISLNLQPGFRLSSLDSPSHQISQQQTEDGRYIISLLADEPDDYRDFVLNWTPVESAEPSAAFFSEQHGDEHYGLLMLMPPQDLHTARYSREVVFVIDTSGSMAGTSIEAARRALQAGIDGLASDDTFNVIQFNSSTDTLFNQPVIADIRRRQQAASYINSLQAGGGTEMAPALTAALTGVRSNDDTPRLRQIVFITDGSVSNEQHLFDLIRSRLDNTRLFTVGIGSAPNSYFMEEAAVAGRGTFTYIASSSESESSMQTLFSKLEKPAMTDIRIEGDGIKDLMPSVIPDLYSGEPLAVSMKLANGTGEVRISGRTGDAAWQETLTLAPADNTRGIMTDWAQRAVQDWRRGYLRGVSEEQIRSEIIALGLEYHLVTPYTSLVAVDKTPVRPEQEESETLVVPAAKPHGLDLGMAQGATGYQLPLVGGLAALLAALSVMIVERRRKSGSRWCV from the coding sequence GATGGGGTGTGCACAGAATGCGGTAGCTGATGCGGTTACCCACGGTACCTTGGTATCCCGTGATGAGCAGGGGCAAAAACAGGATATGCCGCTGGTCAGCACCCGTGTGGCCATGGAGATTACAGGTTCTGTGCTGCGCGCTCAGGTGACCCAGGTATTCCATAACCCCACAGACAACTGGGCAGAGGCACTGTATCTGTTCCCCCTGCCCGGTGAGGCAGCCGTTGATCACCTGAAAATGCAGATAGGAGACCGCATTATCGAGGGTGATATTCAGGAAAAAGAGCAGGCCCGGGCAACCTACGAGCAGGCAAAATCTCAGGGACAGAACGCCGCGCTCACCGAGCAGGACCGCCCTAACCTGTTTCACACATCCGTCGCCAATATTCCGCCGGGTGGCGAGGTTACCATCAGTATTGAGTACCAGCAGACACTGGTCTGGAAAGATGGCCGGTTCAGGGCCAGTTTCCCGCTGGCAATCACCCCACGTTATAACCCGGTACAGCCCGCAGAAGTGCGCCGCGTGGTTGAGGGACAGGCAACCCTGAGCAGCGGCTGGCAGATACTGCCGGGTGAACGTAAAACCGTGATGGCCACAAGCGGCGATGACGACAACGCCGTCAGCCCTACTCCGGGACCGGTTGAGATCAGCCTTAATCTGCAACCTGGATTCAGACTCAGCTCTCTGGACAGCCCTTCACATCAGATCAGTCAGCAACAGACAGAAGATGGCCGCTACATCATCAGCCTGCTGGCGGACGAGCCGGATGACTACCGTGATTTTGTTTTGAACTGGACACCGGTGGAAAGCGCCGAACCTTCGGCGGCGTTTTTCTCAGAGCAGCATGGGGATGAACACTATGGTCTGCTGATGCTTATGCCGCCTCAGGATCTGCACACAGCACGCTACAGCCGGGAAGTGGTCTTTGTGATTGATACGTCAGGCTCCATGGCCGGTACCTCAATTGAAGCCGCGCGCAGAGCGCTGCAGGCCGGTATAGACGGGCTGGCATCTGATGACACGTTTAACGTGATTCAGTTTAACTCTTCAACCGATACGCTCTTTAACCAGCCGGTTATAGCCGATATCCGGCGCCGTCAGCAGGCCGCCAGCTATATCAACTCACTACAGGCAGGCGGTGGTACCGAAATGGCACCTGCACTGACTGCTGCACTGACAGGCGTACGCAGCAACGATGACACCCCCAGATTGCGCCAGATCGTGTTTATCACCGATGGCAGTGTGTCCAACGAACAGCATCTGTTTGATCTGATCCGCAGCCGTCTCGATAACACCCGCCTGTTCACCGTGGGTATCGGCAGCGCACCCAACAGTTACTTTATGGAAGAGGCTGCAGTAGCCGGGCGAGGTACCTTTACGTATATTGCGTCTTCGTCTGAATCTGAAAGCAGCATGCAAACGCTCTTCAGCAAGCTGGAAAAACCGGCCATGACCGATATCAGGATCGAAGGCGATGGGATTAAAGACCTGATGCCATCGGTAATTCCTGACCTTTACTCCGGTGAGCCGCTGGCTGTGTCGATGAAACTGGCAAACGGCACAGGCGAAGTCCGTATCAGTGGCCGTACCGGTGATGCCGCCTGGCAGGAAACACTGACACTGGCACCGGCAGATAATACCCGGGGTATCATGACAGACTGGGCTCAGCGTGCGGTGCAGGACTGGCGCCGTGGCTATCTCAGAGGTGTCAGCGAAGAACAGATCCGTTCTGAAATCATTGCGCTGGGTCTTGAATATCACCTGGTTACGCCATACACCAGCCTGGTTGCCGTTGATAAAACACCTGTCCGTCCTGAACAGGAAGAGAGCGAAACTCTGGTGGTGCCTGCAGCCAAACCCCACGGCCTTGATTTGGGTATGGCCCAGGGCGCTACCGGGTATCAGCTGCCCCTCGTCGGAGGTCTTGCCGCCCTGCTGGCAGCACTTTCCGTCATGATTGTGGAGCGGCGCAGAAAGTCCGGTTCAAGGTGGTGTGTATGA